The following coding sequences lie in one Maribacter forsetii DSM 18668 genomic window:
- a CDS encoding serine hydrolase domain-containing protein: MDKFTCNLYLITVYQDPNLKLTMKFSQYFRLFALSLIVASCSKDSEPTSETGKSGVPPEVSPIPTETYFPPISRANEWETISMETLGWNEDEVSNLYFFLENNNTDAFIILKDGRIVIEKYFGDFKSDDNHAWNSAGKNLTAMLTGIAQEEEYLKITDATSTYLGEGWSSMPLEQELNITIKNQLTMITGLDYTGDDIFCTEPECLFYLNDPGTFWYYHNAPYTLLDDVIANATETDFNSYFSEKIKEPIGMQGLFFKVGYNNVFFSSARSMARFGILNLNQGNWDGTPILSDQSYFNAMINSSQDINPSYGYLYWLNGKSSFRLPSSVEEFTGSLIPNAPADMYAGLGLNDQKLYMVPSLDLVVVRMGGASNEELLGPSSFDNEIWELLNAIIKN; this comes from the coding sequence ATGGACAAATTTACTTGTAATCTTTATTTGATTACAGTTTATCAAGACCCAAATCTTAAATTAACCATGAAATTCTCCCAATATTTCAGGCTATTTGCCCTATCATTAATTGTAGCTTCATGCTCCAAAGATTCTGAACCTACATCAGAAACTGGTAAAAGTGGCGTACCACCCGAGGTATCACCTATACCTACAGAAACTTATTTCCCTCCAATTTCAAGAGCTAACGAATGGGAAACCATATCAATGGAAACCTTAGGTTGGAACGAAGATGAAGTAAGTAATCTATATTTCTTCCTAGAAAACAATAATACCGATGCTTTTATTATCCTAAAGGATGGCAGAATAGTAATAGAAAAATACTTTGGTGATTTTAAGTCTGATGACAATCATGCATGGAACTCTGCCGGAAAAAATTTAACGGCAATGCTTACAGGTATTGCACAAGAAGAGGAATATCTTAAAATCACAGATGCTACATCTACTTATTTAGGTGAGGGCTGGTCAAGCATGCCTTTAGAACAAGAACTGAATATTACCATAAAAAATCAATTGACAATGATTACTGGTCTAGATTATACTGGAGATGATATTTTCTGTACCGAACCAGAATGTCTGTTTTACTTAAATGATCCTGGCACGTTTTGGTATTATCATAATGCACCATATACATTATTAGATGATGTCATTGCCAATGCTACCGAAACTGATTTTAATTCCTATTTCTCAGAAAAAATCAAAGAACCAATTGGCATGCAAGGTCTGTTCTTTAAAGTAGGATACAATAATGTATTCTTTAGTTCTGCACGAAGTATGGCTCGTTTTGGAATTTTAAATTTGAATCAAGGTAATTGGGACGGAACACCCATTCTATCTGACCAGAGTTACTTTAACGCCATGATCAATAGTTCTCAAGATATAAATCCTTCTTACGGATATTTGTATTGGTTAAACGGTAAAAGTAGTTTTAGACTGCCAAGTTCTGTAGAAGAATTTACAGGTAGCTTAATCCCTAATGCCCCTGCCGATATGTATGCCGGACTTGGATTAAACGACCAAAAACTATATATGGTGCCAAGCCTAGATTTGGTAGTCGTACGTATGGGCGGTGCTAGTAATGAAGAACTTTTAGGACCTTCTAGTTTCGATAATGAAATATGGGAATTACTTAATGCAATAATCAAAAACTAA
- a CDS encoding DUF4295 domain-containing protein produces the protein MAKKTVASLQTSSKRLTKAIKMVKSPKSGAYVFVEQVMPPELVDAWIAKK, from the coding sequence ATGGCTAAGAAAACCGTAGCAAGTTTACAGACAAGTTCTAAAAGATTGACAAAAGCTATAAAAATGGTTAAGTCACCAAAATCAGGTGCTTACGTTTTTGTAGAACAAGTAATGCCACCAGAATTGGTAGATGCTTGGATTGCCAAGAAATAA
- a CDS encoding DUF2911 domain-containing protein has protein sequence MNHPKASPFAKIEQEVGLSKITIAYSRPSAKGRTLFGNQPNGEPGLVPNGRIWRVGANESTKITFSTDVLIDGNKLAKGAYALYAFPEEEEWQIVFHNNTTHWGDGRANYNAEEDALRFTVTPTHKNDFQETFLISFDNIDHNQASIYLNWGTTQIVIPIMFDTKFIMQEQIDELLSKESTAQTYYEIARYYQEQGLHPKKTLDYVDKAIELGGDTYYFHRVRSLILGDLKKYEAAINASNISINLAEKEGKDEFVRLNKNDIMKWKAIQKNK, from the coding sequence ATGAACCACCCGAAAGCTAGTCCGTTTGCTAAGATTGAACAAGAAGTCGGGCTTTCAAAAATTACTATAGCATATTCAAGGCCATCTGCTAAGGGTCGCACTTTATTTGGTAATCAACCTAACGGTGAACCTGGTCTAGTACCTAACGGTCGTATTTGGAGGGTAGGAGCCAATGAATCTACCAAAATTACTTTTAGTACTGATGTTTTAATAGATGGAAATAAACTTGCTAAAGGTGCTTATGCCCTATATGCTTTTCCTGAGGAAGAAGAATGGCAAATAGTTTTTCATAACAATACTACACATTGGGGAGATGGCAGGGCAAATTACAATGCTGAAGAAGATGCATTACGGTTTACGGTTACGCCCACACATAAAAACGATTTTCAGGAGACATTTTTAATCTCGTTCGATAATATTGATCACAACCAAGCATCAATTTATTTAAATTGGGGAACTACTCAAATAGTAATTCCTATTATGTTTGATACAAAATTTATTATGCAAGAACAGATAGATGAATTATTATCAAAAGAATCCACTGCACAAACTTATTACGAAATTGCACGATATTATCAAGAGCAGGGTTTACACCCCAAAAAGACACTTGATTATGTTGATAAAGCAATTGAATTGGGAGGTGATACATACTACTTTCATAGAGTACGATCTTTAATATTGGGAGATTTAAAAAAATATGAAGCTGCCATCAATGCATCTAACATTTCTATAAATCTAGCCGAAAAAGAAGGAAAAGATGAATTTGTTCGATTGAACAAGAATGATATAATGAAGTGGAAAGCTATTCAAAAAAATAAATAA
- the rpmG gene encoding 50S ribosomal protein L33 produces MAKKGNRIQVILECTEHKESGQPGTSRYITTKNKKNTPERLEIKKFNPILKRMTLHKEIK; encoded by the coding sequence ATGGCAAAGAAAGGTAATAGAATACAAGTTATATTAGAATGCACTGAGCATAAAGAATCTGGTCAACCAGGTACTTCAAGATATATCACTACCAAGAATAAGAAGAATACTCCTGAGAGATTGGAAATTAAAAAATTCAATCCTATTCTTAAGAGAATGACCCTTCACAAAGAAATTAAATAG
- the ftsY gene encoding signal recognition particle-docking protein FtsY — translation MSLFKKIFSSQKKETLDKGLEKTKTSFFSKLGKAVAGKSKVDDDVLDNLEEVLVSSDVGVDTTLKIIERIEARVARDKYVGTDELNSILRAEIAGLLSETNDSETGDIQIPKDKKPYVIMVVGVNGVGKTTTIGKLAHRFKNQGLKVVLGAADTFRAAAIDQLQVWADRVDVPIVKQQMGSDPASVAFDTLSSAVTQDADVVIIDTAGRLHNKVNLMNELTKVKRVMQKVVEDTPHEVLLVLDGSTGQNAFEQAKQFTKATEVTALAITKLDGTAKGGVVIGISDQFKIPVKYIGVGEGIEDLQAFNKHEFVDSFFKI, via the coding sequence ATGAGTTTATTTAAAAAAATATTTTCTTCTCAGAAAAAGGAAACCTTAGATAAAGGTTTGGAGAAAACAAAAACCAGCTTCTTTTCTAAATTAGGAAAAGCAGTTGCCGGTAAGTCAAAAGTTGATGATGATGTTCTAGATAATCTTGAAGAAGTACTGGTTTCTTCAGATGTTGGTGTAGATACTACATTGAAAATTATTGAAAGAATAGAAGCAAGGGTAGCTCGAGATAAGTATGTAGGTACAGATGAGCTTAACTCTATTTTAAGAGCTGAAATTGCTGGTCTGCTTTCTGAAACTAATGACAGTGAAACTGGGGATATTCAGATACCAAAAGATAAAAAGCCTTATGTAATAATGGTCGTTGGTGTAAATGGTGTTGGTAAAACAACCACTATTGGTAAGTTGGCACATAGATTTAAAAACCAGGGTTTAAAAGTAGTGTTGGGTGCTGCAGATACATTTAGAGCAGCTGCAATTGATCAGTTACAAGTTTGGGCTGATCGTGTAGATGTGCCCATTGTAAAACAACAAATGGGAAGTGATCCTGCATCAGTTGCTTTTGATACGTTGAGTTCTGCCGTTACCCAAGATGCAGATGTAGTTATCATAGATACGGCTGGGCGTTTGCATAATAAGGTGAACTTAATGAATGAGTTGACCAAGGTTAAACGTGTAATGCAGAAGGTAGTTGAAGATACGCCGCATGAAGTATTATTGGTGTTAGATGGTTCTACGGGTCAAAATGCATTTGAACAAGCAAAACAGTTTACAAAGGCTACGGAGGTAACTGCCTTAGCCATCACCAAATTAGATGGAACGGCAAAAGGTGGTGTTGTTATCGGAATTTCTGATCAATTCAAAATTCCGGTAAAGTATATTGGTGTAGGTGAAGGTATTGAAGACTTACAGGCATTCAATAAGCACGAGTTTGTAGATTCATTCTTTAAAATTTAA
- a CDS encoding nitroreductase family protein — MDFKQFAQNRYTTQKYDVSRKISNSDIEDLKHILKLSPSSINSQPWLFTFVSNEQVKNALADASYSNAPKIKNASHLVVFSVMDNLEEFEKRVEENLLENSIKFYKQYIKTQPKEKTVNWLSNQVYITLGFFLAACASMEIDSTPMEGIDAAKYKDILNITDHKVLFSVAIGYRDENDNTQPNLIGKSRLSGDTVIQSID; from the coding sequence ATGGACTTTAAGCAATTTGCACAAAATAGGTATACAACCCAAAAATATGATGTATCCAGAAAAATCTCAAATTCAGATATTGAAGATTTAAAGCATATTTTAAAACTTAGTCCGTCTTCTATTAATAGTCAACCTTGGTTATTCACATTCGTTTCTAATGAACAGGTGAAAAATGCCTTAGCTGATGCTTCATATTCTAATGCGCCTAAAATAAAAAATGCCAGTCATTTGGTCGTTTTTAGTGTTATGGATAATCTTGAGGAATTTGAAAAACGTGTAGAAGAAAATTTACTTGAAAACTCCATTAAGTTTTACAAGCAATACATAAAAACACAACCGAAAGAGAAAACGGTTAACTGGTTATCCAATCAAGTGTATATTACGTTAGGATTCTTTTTGGCCGCATGTGCATCTATGGAAATAGACTCTACCCCTATGGAAGGTATAGACGCTGCTAAATACAAGGACATACTTAATATTACAGATCACAAGGTTTTATTTTCAGTGGCAATTGGCTACCGTGATGAAAATGATAATACACAACCAAATTTAATAGGTAAATCTAGATTATCTGGAGATACCGTGATTCAATCAATTGATTAG
- a CDS encoding lipid A deacylase LpxR family protein — translation MKYYILLLLLLPTVLLSQKIDHLASFRDMGSESYFRFNYDNDFFAASDKNYTQGYSFEYANPSLKKNPVNHIFIKPKGNHFTYGLSLEHIGYTPSDFVSPDIQIDDRPFAAAIYLKSFAVAANTIKKSRLSQSLSLGLFGPGAFGREMQTAIHKLIENKTPGGWDNQIQNDLVLNYKIGYEKQIFNYKNIVNTQAITSLQLGTLFTNASVGFNSTIGLLDHPFARNSTPSKFKFYAFVQPTVHVVGFDATLQGGIFTNDNPYTISSKNIERITAQIDYGLIIKYRKLYLEYSRTSITKEFTFGNSANWGGFKTGFLFN, via the coding sequence ATGAAATATTACATTCTATTACTGCTTCTACTTCCAACAGTTCTTTTAAGTCAAAAAATAGACCATCTTGCCTCTTTCAGAGATATGGGTAGTGAAAGCTATTTCCGATTTAATTATGACAATGATTTTTTCGCTGCATCAGATAAAAATTACACGCAAGGCTATAGTTTTGAGTATGCAAATCCAAGCTTAAAGAAAAATCCAGTAAACCATATTTTCATCAAGCCTAAAGGTAATCACTTCACTTACGGATTATCACTAGAACATATCGGCTATACACCTAGTGATTTTGTTAGTCCAGATATACAAATTGATGATAGACCCTTTGCTGCTGCTATATATCTTAAGAGTTTTGCTGTTGCAGCAAATACCATTAAAAAATCAAGATTATCTCAATCGTTAAGTTTAGGACTTTTTGGTCCGGGGGCATTTGGCAGAGAAATGCAAACAGCAATTCATAAACTTATTGAAAACAAAACTCCCGGTGGTTGGGACAATCAAATTCAGAACGATTTAGTGTTGAACTATAAAATTGGCTACGAGAAACAAATATTCAATTATAAAAACATAGTAAATACACAAGCAATAACTTCGCTACAACTAGGCACCTTATTTACAAATGCATCGGTGGGATTTAATTCTACTATCGGACTATTAGATCATCCGTTCGCTAGAAACAGCACACCTTCAAAGTTTAAATTTTATGCTTTTGTACAGCCAACAGTACATGTCGTTGGTTTTGATGCCACCTTGCAAGGCGGCATTTTTACCAATGATAATCCTTATACCATATCTTCAAAAAATATAGAAAGGATAACCGCACAAATCGACTACGGACTCATTATAAAATACAGAAAATTATATTTAGAATATAGCCGAACATCAATTACCAAAGAGTTCACCTTTGGTAATTCTGCCAATTGGGGCGGTTTTAAAACAGGATTTCTATTTAATTAG
- a CDS encoding amidase family protein, which produces MKKLVLLLIIVISACKNKQETKKEEVVLWTPYNDSTEVADNADHENGRMQYKLIQSNVLDKNEVFMPLNEEVSKFTEAQYKELLPMILEQDIFVIRNHIKEGRLTYENLVLFYLYRIYKYELDNSTTLNTVIALNKDVVNQARELDRQNEKGIAAQVQHPIYGMPILLKDNINTLGMKTTAGSIALMDNEVDDSFIVQQLKKNGALILGKVNLSEWAYFLCSGCPVGYSAYGGQTLNPYGRRVFETGGSSSGSGTAVAANYAVAAVGTETSGSILSPSSQNSVVGLKPTIGLLSRSGIVPISSTLDTPGPMTKNVKDNAILLSAMLGYDKLDAASVEDNFPGVLSAGLHPIPFSEMRLGAIKELVETDSIYKHTIEDLKEAGATIVTFTPPEVAMDGFLSILNIDMRNDLKSYLKVYTNPELVKISSITDAVAFNNTDSLVRIPYGQALFNGILSDSTTTTELEEIKSNLETNGRTFFDTAMDKNKLDAVLSINNYHAGYAAVAKYPALTIPMGYKISGEPISLTFIGKQFSEGQLLRLGKSYEDKFQKRVTPKDYQN; this is translated from the coding sequence ATGAAAAAACTTGTATTATTATTAATCATTGTTATAAGTGCATGTAAGAACAAGCAAGAGACGAAAAAAGAGGAAGTAGTTCTTTGGACTCCCTATAATGATTCTACTGAAGTTGCTGACAATGCTGATCACGAGAATGGACGTATGCAGTACAAGCTGATTCAATCTAACGTATTAGATAAGAATGAGGTTTTTATGCCTTTGAATGAAGAGGTTTCTAAGTTTACTGAGGCTCAATATAAAGAGTTGCTTCCCATGATTTTGGAACAAGATATTTTTGTTATTAGAAATCATATAAAAGAGGGTAGGCTTACTTATGAAAATCTAGTATTGTTTTATTTATATCGTATTTATAAGTATGAACTGGATAATTCGACAACTTTAAATACTGTCATCGCTCTTAATAAAGATGTAGTAAACCAAGCCCGAGAATTAGATAGGCAGAATGAAAAAGGAATAGCGGCTCAAGTTCAGCACCCAATTTATGGTATGCCTATTTTGTTGAAAGACAATATTAATACACTGGGTATGAAAACGACAGCGGGTTCAATTGCTTTAATGGACAATGAAGTTGATGATTCGTTTATCGTTCAACAATTAAAAAAGAACGGTGCTTTAATTTTAGGTAAAGTTAATTTAAGTGAATGGGCGTATTTTTTATGCTCAGGTTGTCCAGTAGGGTATAGTGCTTATGGTGGTCAAACACTAAATCCTTACGGGAGAAGAGTCTTTGAAACAGGTGGTTCAAGTTCTGGAAGTGGTACGGCCGTTGCGGCAAATTATGCAGTTGCAGCAGTAGGTACGGAAACCTCGGGTTCTATTTTATCACCAAGTAGTCAAAATTCTGTAGTAGGCTTAAAACCAACTATAGGCTTATTGAGTAGGTCAGGCATAGTTCCTATATCTAGCACATTAGATACTCCCGGTCCTATGACAAAGAATGTTAAGGATAATGCCATTTTATTGTCTGCTATGTTGGGTTATGATAAATTGGATGCCGCTTCTGTAGAAGATAATTTTCCGGGTGTATTATCTGCAGGATTACATCCCATACCTTTTTCAGAAATGAGATTGGGTGCTATCAAAGAACTGGTGGAGACTGATAGTATTTATAAACATACCATTGAAGATTTAAAAGAAGCTGGTGCAACAATTGTAACGTTTACACCGCCAGAAGTTGCCATGGATGGCTTTCTAAGTATTTTAAATATTGATATGCGAAATGACTTAAAGTCGTATCTAAAGGTGTATACCAACCCTGAGTTAGTGAAAATTTCTTCAATTACAGATGCGGTGGCATTTAATAATACGGATTCATTGGTTAGAATACCATATGGTCAAGCATTATTCAATGGTATACTTTCAGATTCTACTACAACGACCGAATTAGAGGAGATAAAATCTAATCTTGAAACAAATGGACGAACTTTCTTCGATACAGCGATGGATAAGAACAAGCTGGATGCTGTTTTATCTATTAATAATTACCACGCAGGTTATGCTGCAGTTGCCAAATACCCTGCTTTGACAATACCTATGGGGTATAAAATATCGGGCGAACCGATAAGCTTAACTTTTATAGGAAAACAGTTTTCAGAGGGGCAACTGTTGAGGTTGGGAAAATCATATGAAGACAAATTTCAAAAGCGTGTAACGCCTAAAGACTATCAAAATTAA
- a CDS encoding metallophosphoesterase, translating into MKRRSFVKKTFQWVAGLGLLTGLYSWQIEPFWMQFVYVNMHLKNLPDSLVGKTVMQISDVHIGNSFDYQYIIDSFKEAQELNPDFVVYTGDYVTYEDNEQLNQLQEVLKFVVKGTLGTIGILGNHDYGIDFVEDDVAQKITKSLEDVGVTMLRNDAVEINGLNFMGMDDFWGSNFYPEKAIAKYNPEKANITLCHNPDVCDLPVWNNFTGWILSGHTHGGQVKPPFLPPLILPVKNKKYNAGIKDLKDGRTLYINSALGCLRQVRFNVRPEITVFELAKEV; encoded by the coding sequence ATGAAAAGAAGAAGCTTTGTCAAAAAGACTTTTCAGTGGGTAGCAGGGCTAGGTTTGTTAACAGGATTGTACAGTTGGCAAATAGAGCCTTTTTGGATGCAGTTTGTGTATGTAAATATGCATTTGAAGAACTTACCGGATTCACTGGTTGGTAAAACCGTAATGCAAATAAGTGATGTGCATATTGGCAATTCTTTTGATTATCAATACATCATAGATTCATTTAAAGAAGCCCAAGAATTGAATCCTGATTTTGTGGTGTATACCGGTGACTATGTTACCTATGAAGACAATGAACAACTAAACCAGTTGCAAGAGGTATTGAAATTTGTGGTTAAAGGCACTTTGGGTACCATCGGTATATTAGGTAATCACGATTACGGAATTGATTTTGTAGAAGATGATGTCGCGCAAAAAATCACGAAGAGTTTAGAAGATGTAGGGGTAACCATGTTACGAAATGATGCAGTGGAAATTAACGGACTCAATTTTATGGGTATGGATGACTTTTGGGGAAGTAATTTTTATCCTGAAAAAGCTATTGCAAAATACAATCCTGAGAAAGCAAATATTACCCTATGTCACAATCCGGATGTATGTGATCTTCCTGTTTGGAATAATTTTACGGGTTGGATACTCTCTGGTCATACTCATGGCGGACAAGTTAAACCACCTTTTTTGCCGCCACTTATTTTACCCGTTAAAAACAAAAAATACAATGCTGGCATAAAAGATTTAAAAGATGGAAGAACCCTGTATATTAATAGCGCATTAGGTTGTTTGCGTCAAGTACGTTTTAATGTAAGACCAGAAATTACGGTATTTGAATTGGCTAAAGAAGTTTGA
- a CDS encoding DUF3999 family protein, which yields MRLNNSVLTILAFLSISVCFGQMDSYSKKIALKGIENQWHTIEVPNQVFENVNANMSDIRVYGVTATDTIEAPYLHKVSKAEVSNSEISFNLINSVNNSKGYFYTYELPQKETINEILLNIEDLNFNWEITLEGSQHQKQWFTILEDYRILSINNDQTNYSFTTLKFPDASFRYYRVLIKSKEKPNLTSVHITKKAEKAATYRDYEVSDFQISKEDKKTIIDIDLKNRVPLNRLEFTVDDKIDYYRSISIHYLVDSVKTEKGYYHNYRPLATKTLSSMEDNSFQLPGTLTQKLRVIILNNDNQPLKISNVKLKGYLHTLTTRFTEPATYYLVYGKPNGNFPNYDISKTTVTLPDNITKLDFGSVVEIPKPETETTNPLFENKWWLWVIIGVVIALLGYFTIGMMKKEL from the coding sequence ATGAGACTGAACAATAGCGTTTTAACAATACTTGCCTTTTTATCTATTTCAGTTTGTTTCGGACAGATGGATTCCTATTCCAAAAAGATAGCGTTAAAGGGTATCGAAAATCAATGGCATACTATTGAAGTACCTAACCAAGTATTTGAAAATGTAAATGCCAACATGAGCGATATTCGCGTTTATGGGGTTACCGCTACCGATACTATTGAAGCACCGTACTTACACAAAGTTTCCAAAGCTGAAGTTTCCAATTCAGAGATATCTTTCAATCTAATAAATAGCGTCAATAATTCTAAAGGTTACTTTTATACTTATGAGCTACCCCAAAAGGAAACTATTAATGAGATACTACTAAACATAGAAGACCTAAATTTTAATTGGGAAATTACACTAGAAGGTAGTCAACATCAGAAACAATGGTTTACTATTCTAGAAGACTATCGTATTTTATCTATCAACAATGACCAGACAAACTATTCGTTTACTACATTAAAGTTTCCAGATGCTAGCTTTAGATATTACAGAGTATTAATAAAGAGTAAGGAAAAGCCAAATCTAACATCTGTACATATTACCAAAAAGGCTGAAAAGGCTGCCACTTATCGCGATTATGAGGTTAGTGATTTCCAGATTTCTAAAGAAGACAAAAAAACGATTATAGACATTGATTTAAAAAACCGTGTACCCCTCAACCGACTAGAGTTTACGGTCGATGATAAAATTGATTACTACCGATCAATTTCTATTCATTATTTGGTTGATAGCGTAAAGACCGAAAAAGGTTATTACCATAATTACAGACCTTTAGCTACAAAGACGCTTTCTTCAATGGAGGATAACAGCTTTCAATTACCTGGTACTTTAACACAAAAACTACGTGTTATCATCTTAAACAATGATAATCAACCTTTAAAAATATCTAATGTAAAACTTAAAGGATACCTGCATACGTTAACCACTCGTTTTACAGAACCGGCTACTTACTATCTGGTTTACGGTAAACCTAATGGCAACTTTCCTAATTACGATATATCAAAAACCACGGTTACTTTACCAGATAATATTACAAAACTAGATTTTGGTAGCGTGGTAGAAATACCTAAACCAGAAACTGAAACAACCAATCCTTTATTTGAAAACAAATGGTGGTTGTGGGTTATTATTGGTGTTGTAATTGCTTTGCTAGGGTATTTTACCATTGGGATGATGAAGAAGGAGCTTTAG
- the rpmB gene encoding 50S ribosomal protein L28, producing MSKVCEITGKKAMFGNNVSFSINKTRRRFDVNLSKKRFYIPEEDRWITLKVSTRALKSINKKGISAVLKEAKAKGFVIK from the coding sequence ATGTCAAAAGTTTGTGAAATTACGGGTAAGAAGGCGATGTTTGGAAACAATGTTTCGTTTTCCATTAATAAAACTAGAAGAAGATTTGATGTAAATCTATCTAAAAAACGTTTTTACATACCAGAGGAAGACCGTTGGATAACTCTTAAAGTATCTACAAGAGCTTTAAAAAGTATCAATAAGAAAGGTATATCTGCTGTTTTAAAAGAAGCAAAAGCAAAAGGATTCGTTATTAAGTAA
- the rimO gene encoding 30S ribosomal protein S12 methylthiotransferase RimO, producing the protein MRTKTLKKNKINVVTLGCSKNVYDSEVLMGQLKANDKEVVHEEEGNIVVINTCGFIANAKEQSVNTILEYVQKKEDGAVDKVFVTGCLSERYKPDLQKEIPNVDEYFGTSELPGLLKALGADYKHELIGERLTTTPKNYAYLKIAEGCDRPCSFCAIPLMRGKHKSTPIEELVTEAEKLAAKGVKELILIAQDLTYYGLDLYKKRNLAELLEALVKIEGIEWIRLHYAFPAGFPMDVLDVMNREPKVCNYLDIPLQHISDRILKSMRRGTTEAKTTKLLKEFRAAVPEMTIRTTLIVGYPGETEEDFEILKNWVIAMRFERLGCFTYSHEENTHAYTLVDDVPEEVKQERANIIMEIQSQISWELNQKKVGETFRCIIDRKEGNYFVGRTEFDSPDVDNEVLIDVTKHYVKQGEFVNIKITEAADFDLYGEPVVSSN; encoded by the coding sequence ATGAGGACAAAAACTCTTAAGAAGAACAAAATCAACGTAGTAACTCTAGGTTGTTCAAAGAATGTATATGATTCTGAAGTACTCATGGGCCAATTGAAGGCAAACGACAAAGAAGTTGTTCATGAAGAAGAAGGAAACATAGTCGTAATTAACACCTGTGGCTTTATTGCCAATGCTAAAGAGCAAAGTGTTAATACCATTTTAGAATATGTTCAAAAGAAAGAAGATGGTGCCGTAGATAAAGTTTTTGTTACTGGTTGCTTAAGTGAGCGTTACAAGCCAGATTTACAAAAAGAGATTCCTAATGTTGACGAATACTTTGGTACCAGTGAGTTACCAGGTTTGTTAAAAGCACTGGGTGCAGATTATAAACATGAGTTGATTGGTGAGCGTTTGACGACGACACCTAAGAATTATGCGTATTTGAAAATTGCAGAAGGTTGTGATAGACCTTGCTCTTTTTGTGCAATTCCTTTAATGCGTGGTAAGCACAAGAGTACTCCAATTGAAGAATTGGTGACAGAGGCTGAAAAACTTGCGGCAAAAGGTGTAAAAGAGCTTATTTTAATTGCTCAAGATTTAACGTATTACGGGTTAGATTTATATAAGAAAAGAAACCTTGCCGAGCTTTTAGAAGCTTTGGTAAAAATTGAAGGTATAGAATGGATACGTTTACATTACGCGTTTCCTGCAGGTTTTCCGATGGATGTATTAGATGTAATGAATAGAGAGCCAAAGGTTTGTAACTATTTAGATATTCCATTACAACACATATCTGACCGTATTCTTAAAAGTATGCGTCGTGGTACCACAGAAGCTAAAACAACTAAGTTGTTAAAGGAGTTTAGAGCTGCAGTTCCGGAAATGACCATTAGAACTACTTTGATTGTTGGTTACCCTGGTGAAACTGAAGAAGATTTTGAGATTCTTAAAAACTGGGTAATTGCCATGCGTTTTGAGCGTTTAGGTTGTTTTACCTATAGCCATGAAGAAAATACTCATGCCTATACTTTGGTAGACGATGTACCTGAAGAAGTAAAACAAGAGCGTGCCAATATTATCATGGAAATTCAATCTCAAATTTCTTGGGAATTGAACCAAAAGAAAGTAGGGGAGACGTTTCGTTGTATTATAGATCGTAAAGAAGGTAACTACTTTGTAGGAAGAACAGAATTTGATTCTCCAGATGTTGATAACGAGGTGTTGATAGATGTAACTAAGCATTATGTAAAGCAAGGTGAGTTTGTAAATATTAAGATTACAGAAGCGGCTGACTTTGATCTTTACGGTGAACCTGTTGTATCATCTAATTAA